A region from the Triticum aestivum cultivar Chinese Spring chromosome 3D, IWGSC CS RefSeq v2.1, whole genome shotgun sequence genome encodes:
- the LOC123077977 gene encoding uncharacterized protein produces the protein MSVMACVAELQALWADQDNCDSLELYDAALIESGHKWMARRRVLKLLAGLKGCFDGRKASLLHQPSLPTIAEAIATMTQEEVRLSFEHADVKVVPASTFAVTERMEWGDPAKCHVDGEVGHWKRECPTRGRGRGYNRGGTGRGRSARGRGGYSETSWGHTSRGRGGYSGHTGGQRAHMAVAGDTGTSKGKDVDDVVYGDFAHWASTDEGATDEPDGWDWHQV, from the exons ATGTCAGTGATGGCATGCGTCGCAGAACTGCAGGCTCTGTGGGCAGACCAGGATAATTGTGATTCTCTAGAACTCTATGATGCAGCTTTAATCGAGTCAGGGCACAAGTGGATGgcacgcaggcgtgtgctgaaaCTTTTGGCTGGCCTCAAAGGTTGCTTTGATGGTAGGAAGGCTTCCCTGCTGCACCAACCTAGTCTACCTACCATTGCTGAGGCTATTGCAACAATGACTCAAGAGGAGGTGCGCCTATCTTTTGAGCATGCAGACGTGAAGGTTGTCCCGGCTTCGACATTTGCAGTCACTGAGCGCATGGAGTGGGGAGATCCCGCCAAATGTCATGTCGATGGGGAGGTAGGTCACTGGAAGAGAGAATGTCCAACTCGTGGCAGAGGCAGGGGATATAACAGAGGGGGGACAGGCAGAGGCAGAAGTGCTAGAGGCAGAGGTGGATACTCAGAGACCTCGTGGGGTCATACTTCTAGGGGCAGAGGTGGCTACTCAGGACACACAGGGGGTCAGAGAGCTCACATGGCCGTTGCAGGAGACACTGGAACGTCCAAAGGCAAAGATGTAGATGATGTTGTCTATGGAGACTTTGCTCATTGGGCCTCCACTGATGAAG GTGCGACAGACGAGCCAGACGGTTGGGACTGGCACCAGGTGTAG